A single Diceros bicornis minor isolate mBicDic1 chromosome 7, mDicBic1.mat.cur, whole genome shotgun sequence DNA region contains:
- the MMP7 gene encoding matrilysin — protein MQLAMLCTACLLVSSLALPLPREAGGTSEPQWRQAQDYLQRFYPTDSKTRGANSLEAKLKEMQKFFRLPVTGMLNSHTMEIMQKPRCGVPDVAEYSPLANRAKWTSNVVTYRVVSHTQDLPLVVVNQLLAKVLKMWSDEIPLTFKNVSWGTADIMILFGRRSHGDAFPFDGPGNILAHAFLPGRGFGGDAHFDDDEHWSYGSRRGVNLLSVATHEIGHSLGLRHSSDPNAVMNPTYRDVDPKNFRLSQDDINEIQKLYGKRNNSRTN, from the exons ATGCAGCTGGCCATGCTGTGCACCGCGTGTCTCCTGGTCAGCAGCCTGGCCCTGCCGCTTCCCCGGGAGGCAGGAGGCACGAGCGAGCCGCAGTGGAGACAGGCTCAG GACTATCTCCAGAGATTTTATCCAACTGATTCAAAAACAAGAGGTGCCAACAGTTTAGAAGCCAAACTCAaggagatgcaaaaattctttcgCCTGCCTGTAACTGGAATGTTAAATTCCCACACCATGGAAATAATGCAGAAACCCAGATGTGGAGTGCCAGATGTTGCAGAATACTCACCATTGGCAAATAGAGCAAAATGGACTTCCAATGTCGTCACCTATAG GGTCGTGTCACATACTCAAGACTTGCCACTTGTCGTAGTGAATCAATTACTGGCAAAGGTCCTCAAAATGTGGAGCGACGAGATCCCACTGACCTTCAAGAACGTCAGCTGGGGAACTGCTGATATCATGATTCTCTTTGGAAGACGAT CTCATGGGGATGCCTTCCCATTTGATGGACCAGGAAACATACTGGCTCATGCCTTTTTACCTGGTCGAGGCTTTGGAGGAGATGCTCACTTTGATGACGATGAACACTGGAGTTATGGCAGCAGGAGAG GAGTTAACTTGCTTTCCGTTGCAACTCACGAAATTGGCCACTCTTTGGGTCTGCGACATTCATCTGATCCTAATGCTGTGATGAATCCAACCTATAGAGATGTAGATCCCAAGAATTTCAGACTTTCACAGGATGATATCAATGAAATTCAGAAATTATATG GAAAGAGAAATAATTCAAGAACAAATTAG